A stretch of Paenibacillus peoriae DNA encodes these proteins:
- the panD gene encoding aspartate 1-decarboxylase — translation MFRTMMKSKIHRATVTEANLNYVGSITIDEDLMETSDLLENEKVQIVNNNNGARLETYVIPGPRGSGVICLNGAAARLVQPGDTVIIISYASMSNEEAKTYKPTVVFVDEHNKPAQTMNKEVHATIM, via the coding sequence ATGTTTAGAACTATGATGAAATCCAAAATTCACCGCGCTACGGTTACGGAAGCTAACCTGAACTATGTGGGGAGTATCACTATAGATGAAGATCTCATGGAGACATCGGATCTGTTGGAGAATGAAAAGGTTCAAATTGTAAACAATAACAATGGAGCTCGACTGGAAACCTATGTTATCCCCGGACCGCGTGGGAGCGGTGTGATCTGTCTCAACGGTGCGGCAGCTCGTTTGGTGCAGCCTGGTGATACAGTCATTATTATTTCCTATGCTTCCATGTCAAATGAAGAGGCCAAAACATACAAACCAACAGTGGTATTTGTTGATGAACATAATAAACCAGCCCAAACGATGAACAAAGAAGTACATGCGACGATCATGTAA
- a CDS encoding redox-sensing transcriptional repressor Rex encodes MKSDKISEAVVRRLPVYLRYLNALHKREVATVSSQELGQRLDLNPAQIRKDLAYFGDFGRKGIGYDVSYLIEKIRHILKIDQQINVVLVGAGNLGQALSNYNAYLKDNMKIVAVFDAFPDKVGTKINTLVVQPMDELEATVKEKNIRIGIITVPDFEAQHVADRLIDSGIGAILNFAPTTLKAPANIRIHATDFTTDLLSLAYYLEDGKEEAQYDSE; translated from the coding sequence ATGAAATCAGATAAAATTTCAGAGGCTGTCGTACGGAGGTTACCCGTATATTTACGTTATCTGAATGCACTTCACAAACGGGAGGTGGCTACGGTCTCTTCACAAGAGTTGGGACAGAGGCTAGATTTGAACCCGGCCCAAATCCGTAAAGATCTTGCTTATTTTGGAGATTTTGGTCGGAAGGGTATTGGTTATGATGTTTCTTATCTCATTGAGAAAATACGCCATATCCTGAAAATCGACCAACAAATTAATGTAGTCTTGGTCGGAGCGGGTAATCTGGGGCAAGCCCTTTCGAATTATAACGCTTATTTAAAAGACAATATGAAGATTGTGGCGGTATTTGATGCGTTTCCGGATAAGGTAGGAACCAAGATCAATACATTGGTCGTGCAACCGATGGATGAACTGGAAGCGACTGTGAAAGAAAAAAACATTCGAATCGGGATTATTACCGTACCTGATTTTGAAGCACAGCACGTGGCTGATAGGCTTATTGATAGCGGAATTGGAGCGATCCTGAACTTTGCACCGACTACTCTCAAGGCACCAGCCAACATTCGGATTCATGCCACAGACTTTACAACTGATTTGCTTAGCCTCGCTTATTATTTGGAGGACGGAAAGGAAGAAGCACAATATGACAGTGAATAA
- a CDS encoding tetratricopeptide repeat protein yields the protein MFQHVFAEMNSMLDDIVKHYPSAQGSRRQELLQHWSLLRRMSDGIMDEWLAFEEKMVCLRAAGFSAETDMSDTELPEKELPAFSRGQGYYRLLMYPEAIQQFEQVLQHFPNSWQSRMYMGMAYFQLDDPAEAVYHFQKVLDLTEQAGLKAVIYNALGCLLAKQADVEEAQKCFALAHQLDPALPEPLHNMEACLSGTEKLRYDSSIMTWM from the coding sequence ATGTTCCAGCATGTATTCGCAGAAATGAACAGCATGTTAGATGATATCGTGAAGCATTACCCATCAGCCCAGGGCTCCCGCAGGCAGGAGCTGCTACAGCACTGGAGTCTGCTGCGGAGAATGAGTGACGGAATTATGGATGAGTGGCTGGCCTTTGAGGAAAAAATGGTGTGCCTGCGTGCGGCCGGCTTTTCCGCAGAGACCGATATGTCTGACACGGAGCTGCCTGAAAAAGAGCTACCGGCTTTTAGTCGGGGGCAAGGGTATTATCGATTACTTATGTACCCTGAGGCGATCCAACAATTTGAGCAGGTACTACAGCATTTTCCGAACAGTTGGCAGAGTCGCATGTATATGGGAATGGCCTATTTTCAACTAGATGATCCAGCAGAAGCTGTATACCATTTTCAGAAGGTGCTGGACCTGACTGAGCAGGCAGGACTAAAAGCGGTCATCTATAATGCGCTAGGCTGTCTGTTGGCAAAGCAGGCTGACGTAGAGGAGGCGCAAAAATGTTTTGCTCTCGCACATCAGTTAGATCCTGCGTTACCCGAGCCGCTGCACAATATGGAAGCCTGTTTGTCCGGTACCGAAAAGCTTCGATACGACAGCTCCATAATGACCTGGATGTAG
- the panC gene encoding pantoate--beta-alanine ligase, with translation MIIVREVAQLRKVIAERRQLGANGAKTVHDSASLLQHKVGFVPTMGYLHEGHASLMHKAREMADTVVLSIFVNPIQFGPNEDLESYPRDEARDLEVARREGVDIVFLPTVAEMYPQPTQTKIRVSALTDRLCGASRPGHFDGVTTVVAKLFNMIGPDLAFFGMKDAQQVAVLQQMVTDLNMNVTIVPCPIVREADGLALSSRNVYLSAEQREQALVLSQSLRKVQEVSEDIVTNTITIRQLHQMVESTITSSPLADIDYIEILTFPGLEPLLPEQRLCDVREDIIVALAVKFGSTRLIDNIRIQKAEVLSHV, from the coding sequence ATGATCATCGTAAGAGAAGTGGCTCAACTACGCAAGGTTATTGCCGAACGTCGGCAACTTGGAGCCAATGGAGCAAAAACGGTACACGATTCTGCCTCTTTACTGCAACATAAAGTCGGCTTTGTACCAACGATGGGATACCTGCATGAAGGACATGCGAGCTTGATGCACAAGGCGCGTGAAATGGCAGATACGGTGGTGCTTAGCATTTTCGTAAATCCGATCCAATTTGGACCGAATGAAGATCTGGAAAGCTATCCCCGCGATGAAGCTCGTGATTTGGAGGTAGCACGGCGTGAGGGCGTGGATATTGTATTTTTGCCAACTGTAGCAGAAATGTATCCACAACCAACCCAAACCAAAATTCGTGTATCCGCTTTGACAGATCGCTTGTGCGGTGCTTCCCGTCCCGGCCATTTTGATGGTGTGACTACGGTGGTAGCCAAGCTTTTTAACATGATAGGTCCTGATTTGGCCTTTTTTGGGATGAAGGACGCACAGCAGGTTGCTGTGCTCCAGCAGATGGTGACTGATCTCAATATGAACGTGACTATCGTACCTTGTCCCATCGTCAGAGAGGCGGATGGTTTGGCCCTCAGCTCCCGTAACGTGTATTTAAGTGCAGAACAGCGCGAGCAGGCATTGGTGCTGTCCCAGTCACTGCGTAAGGTGCAAGAAGTGAGCGAAGATATTGTAACAAACACAATTACGATTCGTCAGTTACATCAAATGGTGGAGTCCACCATTACTTCCTCTCCTTTAGCAGACATTGATTACATTGAAATTTTAACTTTTCCCGGTCTGGAGCCCCTTCTTCCCGAGCAGCGGCTATGTGATGTTCGGGAAGACATCATCGTAGCGCTAGCTGTGAAATTTGGCAGTACCCGACTGATTGACAATATAAGAATACAGAAGGCGGAGGTGCTTTCCCATGTTTAG
- a CDS encoding amidohydrolase: MTVNKWMIKNGSFAVNGPEAGVVHGFMIVEDSRITYIGETLPAGEEETEAIDGKGLLFLPGLINTHGHAAMSLLRGHGDDLALQVWLQEKMWPMEAKFTSTDVYWGTSLSVLEMLKGGTTTFLDMYDHMDEVARVAEESGIRASLMRGAIGLCSEEEQRIKLAEAVTFARNWHGKADGRITTMMSPHAPYTCPPAFIEKFVQAAHDLDLPLHTHMSETIAEVEQNVRDYGLRPVAHLDKLGFFSRPSLVAHGVHLNDEEIALLAERGVAVSHNPGSNLKLASGVARVPELLRAGVTVSLGTDGPASNNNLDMFEEMRLAALIHKGVSGDPTAVPASEALRLATEYGAKSIGLKEVGALAAGNKADFIALDLDQAHFLPRTDLISHAVYSASAKDVAHVWVDGRQVVKNGECLTMDEERIKHEAQAAFEGLLSR; encoded by the coding sequence ATGACAGTGAATAAATGGATGATTAAAAACGGATCTTTTGCAGTAAATGGACCAGAAGCAGGGGTAGTCCATGGTTTTATGATTGTGGAGGATAGTCGTATTACTTATATTGGCGAAACCTTGCCTGCGGGTGAGGAAGAGACGGAAGCGATCGATGGTAAAGGGCTATTGTTTTTACCTGGTCTGATCAATACTCATGGTCATGCGGCGATGTCTCTACTGCGTGGGCATGGAGATGATTTGGCACTTCAAGTATGGCTTCAGGAAAAAATGTGGCCTATGGAAGCCAAGTTTACATCTACAGACGTGTACTGGGGTACGTCCTTGTCTGTGCTGGAAATGCTGAAAGGTGGAACAACAACCTTCCTCGATATGTACGATCATATGGATGAAGTGGCTCGTGTGGCTGAGGAGTCAGGTATTCGTGCAAGTCTGATGCGTGGAGCAATTGGACTATGTTCGGAGGAAGAACAGCGAATCAAGCTGGCAGAGGCCGTGACTTTTGCACGTAACTGGCACGGTAAAGCAGACGGGCGTATTACTACGATGATGTCTCCGCACGCGCCATATACATGTCCACCTGCGTTTATTGAAAAATTCGTACAAGCTGCGCATGATCTGGACTTGCCACTGCATACGCACATGTCTGAGACGATCGCCGAAGTAGAGCAAAACGTACGCGACTACGGTTTGCGTCCGGTTGCACACTTGGATAAGCTTGGCTTTTTCTCCCGTCCTTCGCTTGTTGCCCATGGCGTTCATTTGAACGACGAAGAAATAGCTTTACTGGCAGAACGTGGTGTAGCGGTTTCCCACAATCCTGGCAGCAACTTGAAGCTGGCAAGTGGTGTGGCAAGAGTGCCTGAATTGCTGCGTGCAGGGGTTACGGTTTCTCTCGGAACGGATGGTCCTGCCAGCAATAATAACCTGGATATGTTCGAGGAAATGCGTCTGGCAGCACTTATTCACAAGGGTGTATCCGGTGACCCTACGGCAGTTCCTGCAAGTGAAGCGCTGCGTCTGGCAACAGAATACGGTGCAAAGTCGATTGGTTTAAAAGAAGTAGGAGCGTTGGCAGCAGGCAACAAGGCTGACTTTATCGCGCTGGATCTGGATCAGGCACATTTCTTGCCGCGTACAGATCTTATTTCCCATGCGGTATACTCTGCAAGCGCCAAGGACGTGGCTCATGTGTGGGTAGACGGTCGTCAGGTTGTGAAAAACGGCGAATGCCTGACTATGGACGAGGAACGTATCAAACATGAGGCACAAGCCGCCTTTGAAGGGCTGCTGTCGCGCTAA
- the panB gene encoding 3-methyl-2-oxobutanoate hydroxymethyltransferase yields the protein MAGKQALNIVKMKKMKQEGIPLSMLTAYDYPSAKIAEEAGIDIILVGDSLGNVVLGYDSTIPVTLDDMVYHSRTVARGAEHTFIVADMPFMTYHGSISESLQGIRRLMQEGHAHAVKLEGGAEITDVVKATVQAGVPVLGHIGLTPQSVNQIGGYRIQGKDEADARRLMADAKALEQAGAFGIVLELVTEEVATAISKELSIPTIGIGAGRGCDGQVLVYHDLIQYASPYFSKRFVKIYADVGGLIRSSIEQYVSDVKGRAFPAAEHVFSADDRVVESLYGQAKGQAQKQAKEKVESQS from the coding sequence ATGGCAGGAAAACAAGCGCTGAATATTGTAAAAATGAAAAAAATGAAGCAGGAGGGCATTCCGCTCAGTATGCTGACCGCCTATGATTATCCATCGGCTAAGATAGCCGAGGAGGCGGGAATTGACATCATTCTCGTGGGGGACTCGCTGGGTAACGTAGTTCTTGGTTACGATTCGACCATCCCTGTGACCTTGGATGATATGGTGTACCATTCCCGGACAGTTGCAAGAGGCGCTGAGCATACATTTATCGTAGCGGACATGCCTTTTATGACATATCACGGCAGCATATCCGAAAGTCTTCAAGGCATCCGCCGTCTGATGCAAGAAGGACATGCGCATGCTGTTAAATTGGAGGGCGGAGCTGAAATTACCGATGTCGTAAAAGCGACTGTTCAGGCAGGTGTACCTGTGCTGGGACATATCGGGCTTACTCCGCAATCAGTTAATCAAATTGGTGGCTATCGCATTCAAGGTAAGGACGAAGCAGACGCACGTCGGTTGATGGCAGATGCCAAGGCATTAGAGCAGGCGGGTGCCTTTGGTATTGTCTTGGAATTGGTGACTGAGGAAGTGGCAACGGCGATTTCTAAAGAACTTTCCATTCCAACCATTGGAATCGGTGCAGGACGTGGATGTGACGGTCAAGTACTTGTTTATCACGATCTGATTCAGTACGCATCTCCTTATTTCAGCAAACGCTTTGTTAAAATCTATGCCGATGTAGGCGGCTTGATCCGTAGCAGCATTGAGCAGTATGTGAGTGATGTGAAAGGGCGGGCATTCCCGGCCGCAGAGCATGTATTCAGCGCGGATGACCGTGTTGTGGAGTCCTTGTACGGACAGGCAAAAGGACAAGCGCAGAAACAAGCTAAGGAAAAGGTGGAATCTCAGTCATGA
- the dinG gene encoding ATP-dependent DNA helicase DinG gives MKFAVLDFETTGTQSADDIIQVGLAIIDHDNSISRVYGSYVNPGRSIPPFITGLTGITDDDVKDAPALEEMMMELVPMLDDVVLVGHNVAFDFNFLQNALDRCGYLPFSGRILDTMDFLKIMFPSLSSYQLGFVSSEFGLAHDRPHQADSDALATAEVFLKCLGELQALPLITIQRLSDLFAEEDSDLGWFLDGVREEKELDPIQDLEGYQFFRQLALKVEDWTELAAPRREDDPNPLSGVTFEEYMDDVRDNLRSSLSQYEEREAQIQMIEGVNQALSEDKHLLIEAGTGTGKSLGYLLPSLYHSVKKGQRVMVSTHTINLQEQLRERDIPMLTKVIPFPFRAAIFKGRGHYLCLRKFEHKINRRDFATPKEDLITAAQMIVWLTLTETGDDEELNLSNRGGDFWETVASDSESCLGRSCPWFRKCYYHRARHEAGIADVVITNHSKLFTDVKASHQLLPSYEHLVIDEAHHLEEVAGKHLGMHMKYFTLVHTLTRLFKDSKNGQLPSLRQQLAKSGHEKSADWASTIDQLYPLVLEVKETWDLLSDKLFGMLPERSDATPGETGQFSSRLKPSAKPAKWDQAGALENQLYVTMSEILRKGDKLMLDVKEEHDDYAADSLITDITGLLKDLAGIRENLRFFIRLDDETTVYWLEASGQFRSKSLQFYAVPVDVSRQLKEMFFDKKRSIILTSATLSVDKSFQYMIDQLGLQEAADQERLMTSQLPSPFNYRDQVLLVIPRDFPSVKGSVGDAHFVDMLVSSLGATAQATQGRMLVLFTSYRMLRQVYEPLKEALASSEITVLGQGVDSGSRSKLTRRFQEAKASVLLGTSSFWEGVDIPGKALTCLAIVRLPFQPPNHPLLEAKSELLQQQKKNPFMKLSVPQAVIRFKQGFGRLVRTANDHGVVIVYDTRVIESYYGKHFLYSLPGPKMEHMPSEQMVPRIAEWLQSAPETEA, from the coding sequence ATGAAATTTGCGGTATTGGATTTTGAAACGACAGGCACCCAGTCCGCGGATGACATCATTCAAGTCGGACTTGCAATTATAGATCATGATAACAGCATTTCCCGTGTTTACGGCTCTTATGTGAACCCTGGCAGATCTATTCCACCTTTTATCACTGGATTGACCGGAATTACAGACGATGACGTGAAGGATGCACCTGCACTTGAAGAAATGATGATGGAGCTTGTGCCTATGCTGGACGATGTTGTACTGGTCGGTCATAATGTGGCGTTTGATTTTAATTTTTTGCAAAACGCTCTGGATCGGTGCGGATACTTGCCATTTAGCGGAAGAATCTTGGATACAATGGATTTTCTGAAAATTATGTTTCCATCACTATCTTCGTATCAGTTGGGTTTTGTGTCTTCTGAGTTCGGGCTGGCACATGATCGCCCTCACCAAGCAGACAGCGACGCATTGGCTACGGCCGAGGTGTTTTTAAAGTGTCTGGGTGAGCTTCAAGCATTACCTCTGATAACGATACAGCGGCTTAGTGATTTGTTTGCAGAGGAAGACAGTGACCTTGGATGGTTTCTTGATGGGGTGCGTGAAGAGAAAGAGCTTGATCCTATTCAGGATTTGGAGGGATATCAGTTTTTTCGTCAGCTTGCGCTAAAAGTGGAAGATTGGACGGAGCTAGCTGCTCCGCGTAGAGAAGATGACCCGAATCCACTGTCAGGTGTTACCTTTGAGGAGTACATGGATGATGTGCGGGACAATTTGCGTTCATCCTTGAGTCAATATGAGGAGCGCGAGGCGCAGATACAGATGATTGAGGGTGTGAATCAGGCACTGAGTGAAGACAAGCATCTGCTGATTGAAGCAGGTACAGGAACAGGGAAGTCTCTGGGTTATTTGCTCCCATCGCTGTATCACAGTGTGAAAAAGGGACAGCGCGTTATGGTGAGTACACATACGATCAACCTGCAGGAACAATTACGCGAGCGCGACATTCCGATGCTGACCAAGGTGATTCCGTTTCCGTTTCGGGCAGCTATTTTCAAGGGTCGGGGACATTATTTGTGTCTGCGTAAGTTTGAACATAAAATAAACAGAAGAGACTTCGCTACACCGAAGGAAGATTTAATTACAGCGGCTCAGATGATCGTCTGGTTGACGTTAACAGAAACCGGTGATGATGAAGAACTGAATCTGAGCAACCGTGGAGGGGATTTCTGGGAAACGGTGGCGAGTGATTCAGAGTCCTGTCTTGGTCGTTCTTGCCCATGGTTCCGCAAATGTTATTATCATCGTGCACGCCATGAAGCAGGAATAGCGGATGTTGTTATTACGAATCACTCTAAGTTGTTCACAGACGTCAAAGCCAGTCATCAGTTATTGCCGAGCTATGAACATCTGGTGATAGATGAAGCCCATCACCTGGAGGAAGTAGCTGGTAAACACCTAGGTATGCATATGAAATATTTCACACTCGTGCATACACTGACGCGACTGTTCAAAGACAGCAAGAATGGACAACTGCCTTCGCTTCGTCAACAGTTGGCGAAATCGGGGCACGAGAAGTCGGCAGATTGGGCCTCAACTATCGACCAGCTGTATCCGCTCGTGTTAGAGGTGAAGGAAACTTGGGACCTGCTAAGCGACAAGCTGTTTGGCATGTTGCCGGAGCGAAGTGATGCGACACCGGGTGAAACAGGACAGTTTTCTTCCCGTCTCAAACCTTCGGCCAAGCCTGCAAAGTGGGATCAGGCGGGAGCTTTGGAAAATCAGCTATATGTAACGATGAGCGAAATTTTGCGCAAGGGCGACAAGCTGATGCTGGACGTCAAGGAAGAACATGACGATTATGCGGCGGATAGCCTTATTACAGATATCACGGGTCTGCTCAAGGATTTGGCGGGGATTCGAGAAAATTTGCGCTTTTTTATCCGACTCGATGATGAAACAACCGTATACTGGCTCGAGGCGAGCGGGCAATTCCGTAGTAAATCATTGCAATTTTATGCGGTACCCGTCGATGTGAGCCGCCAGTTGAAAGAAATGTTTTTTGACAAAAAAAGAAGCATTATTCTGACTTCTGCTACCTTGTCGGTAGATAAGTCGTTTCAGTACATGATCGATCAGCTCGGCTTACAGGAGGCCGCAGATCAAGAGCGGCTGATGACTTCGCAGCTCCCGTCACCCTTTAATTACAGGGATCAGGTGTTGCTGGTTATTCCACGGGATTTCCCAAGTGTGAAGGGCAGTGTAGGAGATGCACATTTTGTAGATATGCTCGTTAGCTCTCTAGGAGCGACTGCTCAGGCGACGCAGGGGAGAATGCTCGTTCTGTTTACGTCCTATCGGATGCTCCGGCAAGTGTATGAGCCGCTCAAAGAGGCCTTAGCATCCAGCGAAATTACTGTGCTGGGACAAGGTGTGGACAGTGGAAGTCGCAGCAAGCTAACCCGCCGGTTTCAGGAAGCGAAAGCTTCTGTATTGCTGGGGACCAGCAGTTTCTGGGAAGGCGTCGATATTCCGGGGAAGGCTCTGACTTGTCTAGCCATTGTTCGCTTGCCGTTTCAACCGCCGAATCACCCGCTGCTGGAGGCAAAAAGCGAACTGCTCCAGCAGCAGAAGAAGAATCCATTTATGAAGCTGTCTGTACCTCAAGCGGTCATTCGCTTCAAACAGGGATTTGGTCGGTTGGTACGTACAGCGAACGACCACGGGGTCGTTATCGTTTATGATACGCGTGTGATTGAATCCTATTACGGAAAGCACTTTTTGTACTCGTTACCGGGACCAAAAATGGAGCATATGCCATCGGAGCAAATGGTGCCCCGCATCGCCGAATGGCTCCAATCCGCCCCGGAGACAGAGGCATAA
- a CDS encoding DUF5590 domain-containing protein, with product MKNKKKWIAVAILAVILILVSIFWYYSYVTQDQVAEKNAAIIKAKQSGGLVSTTQTWKSVWDQVYWVVQGKNAQNENIMVWVPFQKVGGQPNVPAADNSGVHTELLKNGVDEQKMTSLIQQQLPGVKIVSLQPSVFNGEYVWQLFYDDGSHHYYAFYRFSDGGATGVKYTLPNN from the coding sequence TTGAAAAATAAGAAAAAATGGATAGCGGTCGCCATTTTGGCCGTGATACTGATCCTGGTCAGCATTTTCTGGTATTATTCCTATGTTACTCAAGACCAGGTGGCTGAGAAAAATGCCGCTATCATTAAGGCCAAGCAATCAGGTGGTCTGGTTAGCACGACTCAAACATGGAAGTCTGTGTGGGATCAGGTATATTGGGTGGTTCAGGGGAAAAATGCACAGAATGAAAATATAATGGTATGGGTTCCTTTTCAAAAAGTGGGGGGACAACCTAACGTACCTGCCGCAGATAATAGCGGTGTTCATACCGAGCTGCTGAAGAACGGAGTCGACGAGCAAAAAATGACGTCGCTAATTCAGCAGCAGCTTCCAGGTGTAAAAATTGTAAGCCTCCAGCCGAGTGTGTTCAATGGCGAATATGTGTGGCAGCTGTTTTACGATGATGGAAGCCATCATTACTATGCCTTTTACCGTTTTTCAGATGGGGGAGCGACGGGGGTAAAGTATACTTTGCCCAATAACTGA